In Amycolatopsis sp. EV170708-02-1, the following are encoded in one genomic region:
- a CDS encoding alpha/beta hydrolase: MKKFVAALAVAGIGVGTMAFAPSATAASASDFDPKPISWGACTRPSLVKAGAECGFLEVPLDYAKPGGEKISIAVSRVKHKSAQSQGVMLVNPGGPGGSGLGLSTLGRAVPKKAGEEYDWIGFDPRGVGESKPSLTCDGNYASYNRPQYVPTTRAIETAWREKAKGYAKACAKNGAILDHIKTVDVAKDVDSLRKALGEKQINYYGFSYGTYLGQVYSTLFPQNVRRMVFDGTVDPRDVWYKANLNQDIAFDKNIKIYFGWLAKYDDLYHLGKTAAAVEKLWYAEQKKLYDKPAGGVIGGSEWTDIFLQAGYYVFGWEDIANAFAGWVHKGDWQTLKGLYDDSNPPGQDNGYAVYAAVQCTDVAWPQSWPRWKFDNWVTHFRAPFETWGNAWFNAPCLDWPAKPGKPVEIDGSKVPGILLVNEENDAATPYPGSLEVRKRYPNSSLISAPGGTTHSGSLSGVSCVDDKIADYLLTGKLPVRKPGNGSDVQCGSVPPPVPAGASASAKSDAPSSVAEVKKEALAQALPF; encoded by the coding sequence GTGAAGAAATTCGTTGCCGCCCTGGCGGTCGCGGGGATCGGCGTCGGCACCATGGCGTTCGCTCCCTCCGCCACGGCCGCCTCGGCGTCGGACTTCGATCCGAAGCCCATCTCCTGGGGAGCCTGTACCCGCCCGAGCCTGGTCAAGGCCGGCGCGGAATGCGGTTTCCTCGAGGTCCCGCTGGATTACGCGAAGCCGGGCGGGGAGAAGATCTCGATCGCCGTCTCGCGGGTGAAGCACAAGTCCGCCCAGTCGCAGGGCGTCATGCTGGTCAACCCGGGTGGCCCCGGCGGTTCGGGCCTCGGCCTGTCGACGCTCGGCCGGGCCGTCCCTAAGAAGGCGGGTGAGGAGTACGACTGGATCGGCTTCGACCCGCGCGGCGTGGGGGAGAGCAAGCCGTCGCTGACCTGCGACGGAAACTACGCCTCCTACAACCGCCCGCAGTACGTGCCGACCACGCGCGCCATCGAGACGGCGTGGCGTGAGAAGGCGAAGGGCTACGCGAAGGCGTGCGCCAAGAACGGCGCGATCCTCGACCACATCAAGACCGTCGATGTGGCGAAGGACGTCGACAGCCTGCGCAAGGCGCTGGGCGAGAAGCAGATCAACTACTACGGCTTCTCGTACGGCACCTACCTCGGGCAGGTCTACAGCACGCTGTTCCCGCAGAACGTGCGGCGGATGGTGTTCGACGGCACCGTCGACCCCCGCGACGTCTGGTACAAGGCGAACCTGAACCAGGACATCGCCTTCGACAAGAACATCAAGATCTACTTCGGCTGGCTCGCGAAGTACGACGACCTCTACCACCTCGGCAAGACCGCGGCCGCGGTCGAAAAGCTGTGGTACGCCGAGCAGAAGAAGCTGTACGACAAGCCCGCGGGCGGCGTCATCGGCGGATCCGAGTGGACGGACATCTTCCTGCAGGCCGGCTACTACGTCTTCGGCTGGGAAGACATCGCGAACGCGTTCGCCGGCTGGGTGCACAAGGGTGACTGGCAGACCTTGAAGGGCCTGTACGACGACTCCAACCCGCCGGGCCAGGACAACGGTTACGCGGTCTACGCGGCCGTGCAGTGCACCGACGTGGCGTGGCCGCAGAGCTGGCCCCGCTGGAAGTTCGACAACTGGGTCACGCATTTCCGGGCGCCGTTCGAGACCTGGGGCAACGCCTGGTTCAACGCGCCGTGCCTCGACTGGCCCGCGAAGCCGGGCAAGCCGGTGGAGATCGACGGGAGCAAGGTCCCCGGCATCCTGCTGGTCAACGAGGAGAACGACGCCGCGACGCCGTATCCCGGCAGCCTCGAGGTCCGCAAGCGCTACCCGAACTCCAGCCTGATCAGCGCTCCGGGCGGCACGACGCACTCGGGCTCGCTGTCCGGTGTGTCCTGTGTGGACGACAAGATCGCGGACTACCTGCTGACCGGAAAGCTGCCCGTGCGCAAGCCGGGCAACGGTTCGGACGTGCAGTGCGGCTCGGTTCCGCCGCCGGTTCCGGCCGGTGCTTCTGCTTCCGCCAAGTCCGACGCGCCGTCTTCGGTCGCCGAGGTGAAGAAGGAGGCGCTGGCTCAGGCGCTGCCTTTCTGA
- a CDS encoding DUF6294 family protein: MKTTGRRMALFVTMLVLAIGTVFAAPASAGTTGSTTAQATCTGADSCWFTWGRIQAGDCTMDNAKWTLRRNGSASFEATIVSSDSNDAWLMWVNTLDSNGIVLGPIHHGGDTKFVKGTVKNVWHWWFAEGSFDAGFFDRIHSMRITSHC, encoded by the coding sequence ATGAAAACCACAGGGCGTCGGATGGCGCTTTTCGTGACGATGCTGGTGCTCGCGATCGGGACCGTCTTCGCCGCACCCGCCTCGGCAGGGACGACGGGTTCCACCACCGCACAGGCCACCTGCACCGGAGCGGATTCCTGCTGGTTCACCTGGGGTCGTATCCAGGCGGGCGACTGCACGATGGACAACGCGAAGTGGACGCTCAGACGCAACGGCAGCGCTTCGTTCGAAGCGACGATCGTCAGCAGCGACAGCAACGACGCGTGGCTGATGTGGGTGAACACCTTGGACAGCAACGGTATCGTCCTCGGGCCCATCCATCACGGCGGTGACACCAAGTTCGTCAAGGGCACCGTCAAGAACGTGTGGCACTGGTGGTTCGCCGAGGGATCGTTCGACGCCGGGTTCTTCGACCGCATCCACAGCATGCGGATCACGAGCCACTGCTGA